In Deltaproteobacteria bacterium, the following proteins share a genomic window:
- a CDS encoding histidinol dehydrogenase — MKKLDATAAGFDEELRRFRRRGGEIPPQVLDTVQKILDRVSREGDAALFDLTRKFDGFPLDGTNLEFSHNERAEAAKGADTRTIEALEHA; from the coding sequence ATGAAGAAACTTGATGCAACCGCCGCCGGATTCGACGAGGAACTTCGGCGCTTTCGACGGCGGGGTGGAGAGATTCCGCCGCAGGTCCTCGATACCGTACAGAAGATCCTCGACCGGGTCAGCCGGGAAGGGGACGCTGCTCTTTTCGACCTCACCCGGAAATTCGACGGATTCCCCCTAGACGGGACCAACCTGGAGTTTTCCCATAACGAAAGGGCAGAAGCCGCAAAGGGGGCGGATACCCGGACGATCGAAGCGCTGGAACACGCAG